In one Salipiger abyssi genomic region, the following are encoded:
- a CDS encoding invasion associated locus B family protein, with product MTRPLSVLWALPLLASLAAAPALAQEDAGQETGEESTTSGASATIGGDLTMGETEGEAGQQAETYVKATHGDWALQCLRAPEGSEAEDPCQMYQLLKDGNGGNVAEVSIFRLANGGQVAAGGTFVVPLETLLTQKLTIAVDGGQAKRFDFSFCTQVGCYARVGFTADDVARFKAGSVAKVSIVPALAPDQRVELDMSLSGFTAAFDESSALRQ from the coding sequence ATGACCAGACCGCTTTCCGTCCTGTGGGCCCTGCCGCTTCTGGCGAGCCTTGCCGCCGCTCCGGCGCTGGCCCAGGAGGACGCAGGCCAAGAGACCGGCGAAGAAAGCACAACGTCCGGAGCGAGCGCCACCATCGGCGGCGATCTGACGATGGGCGAAACCGAGGGCGAAGCCGGGCAACAGGCCGAGACTTATGTCAAGGCGACCCATGGCGACTGGGCGCTGCAATGTCTGCGCGCGCCCGAGGGTTCGGAGGCCGAGGATCCGTGCCAGATGTACCAGCTGTTGAAAGACGGCAATGGCGGCAATGTCGCCGAGGTCAGCATCTTCCGCCTCGCCAATGGCGGCCAGGTCGCCGCCGGCGGCACCTTTGTCGTGCCGCTCGAAACGCTGCTGACGCAGAAGCTGACCATCGCCGTCGATGGCGGCCAGGCCAAGCGCTTCGATTTCTCCTTCTGCACGCAGGTCGGCTGCTATGCCCGCGTCGGCTTTACCGCCGATGACGTGGCGCGCTTCAAGGCCGGCAGCGTGGCGAAGGTGAGCATCGTTCCGGCGCTGGCCCCCGATCAGCGGGTCGAGCTGGACATGTCGCTGTCGGGCTTCACCGCCGCGTTCGACGAAAGCTCGGCGCTGCGCCAGTAA
- a CDS encoding endonuclease/exonuclease/phosphatase family protein produces the protein MRIASLNMQNLRLLPDEAGGHLHGARDRDEPPAPQHDDADRRLTAELLAATQADVVALQEVFDAESLDFFHDRYLAPRAGPYRHRLCLPGNDGRGLDVALMARRRWDVARSHAALTATDLGLSAPGGMPPDQPVFRRDCLEAQFGALTLFVVHFKAPAPDPARAWALRRLEAEAVLRLLPKGRDALWLVIGDLNEPREGGARAIAPLEAAGVDLGLRLPEHARWTYYEPHIGAHHRPDALIASPALAARCPDAVPRVLHRGLGHEAGPGQGARLEGVGHHRPHASDHAALVVDLPGL, from the coding sequence ATGCGCATCGCCTCGCTCAATATGCAGAACCTGCGGCTGCTGCCCGACGAGGCGGGCGGGCATCTGCACGGCGCGCGCGACCGTGACGAGCCGCCGGCGCCGCAGCATGACGACGCCGACCGGCGCCTGACGGCGGAACTCTTGGCGGCGACGCAGGCCGATGTTGTCGCCTTGCAGGAGGTGTTCGACGCCGAGAGCCTCGATTTCTTCCACGACCGCTATCTTGCCCCGCGCGCGGGGCCTTATCGCCACCGGCTCTGCCTGCCGGGCAATGACGGGCGCGGGCTCGACGTGGCGCTGATGGCGCGGCGGCGCTGGGACGTGGCGCGCAGCCATGCGGCGCTCACCGCCACCGATCTCGGGCTGAGCGCGCCCGGGGGCATGCCGCCGGATCAGCCGGTGTTTCGGCGCGACTGTCTTGAGGCGCAGTTCGGTGCGCTGACGCTATTTGTGGTTCATTTCAAGGCGCCGGCGCCGGATCCGGCGCGCGCCTGGGCGCTGCGGCGGCTGGAGGCGGAGGCGGTGCTGCGCCTGCTGCCCAAGGGGCGCGATGCGCTCTGGCTGGTCATCGGCGATCTCAACGAGCCGCGCGAGGGTGGTGCGCGCGCCATTGCGCCGCTTGAGGCCGCCGGGGTCGATCTGGGGCTGCGCCTGCCGGAGCACGCGCGCTGGACCTATTACGAGCCGCATATCGGCGCGCATCACCGGCCCGATGCGCTGATCGCCTCGCCGGCGCTGGCGGCGCGCTGCCCCGATGCGGTGCCGCGTGTGCTGCATCGCGGGCTCGGGCATGAGGCGGGGCCGGGGCAGGGCGCGCGGCTGGAAGGGGTGGGTCATCACCGGCCCCATGCCAGCGATCACGCGGCGCTGGTGGTCGATCTGCCGGGGCTCTGA
- a CDS encoding entericidin EcnA/B family protein — protein sequence MKQALLLGVLALLAGCGTVDGVGQDISSASRTVQSWF from the coding sequence ATGAAACAGGCACTTCTCCTCGGCGTTCTGGCGCTTCTGGCGGGCTGCGGCACCGTCGACGGTGTCGGGCAGGACATCTCCTCGGCCTCGCGCACCGTGCAAAGCTGGTTCTGA
- a CDS encoding response regulator has product MRDRVQLLSEGGQNRALVVDDHPLFCDALTLTLQSIADFEEIRAAGTLEKALEIVGQGEPPDLIILDLNLPDVNGLDGLVRLRNAAPRAAILIASSMADNRMISHALKAGADGFVPKHSQRSVFRRAFEALSGGQPFVPDGYIDPHGPGIEGPGDALARLATLTNQQARILSLICEGKLNKQIAYDLSIAETTVKAHVTAIMRKLGVHSRTQAVLIAQEASFTRVLPSEGTAT; this is encoded by the coding sequence ATGAGAGACCGTGTCCAATTGCTTTCGGAAGGCGGCCAGAACCGCGCGCTGGTCGTTGACGACCATCCGCTGTTCTGCGACGCGCTGACGCTGACCCTGCAATCCATCGCGGATTTCGAAGAGATCCGGGCCGCCGGAACGCTGGAAAAGGCGCTGGAGATCGTCGGTCAGGGCGAGCCTCCCGACCTGATCATCCTCGATCTGAACCTGCCCGATGTGAACGGGCTGGACGGTCTGGTGCGCCTGCGCAACGCGGCGCCCCGGGCCGCGATCCTCATCGCCTCGTCGATGGCCGACAACCGCATGATCAGCCATGCGCTCAAGGCCGGCGCCGACGGGTTCGTGCCCAAGCATTCGCAGCGCTCGGTGTTCCGCCGCGCCTTCGAGGCGCTTTCCGGCGGCCAGCCCTTCGTGCCCGACGGCTATATCGACCCGCACGGCCCCGGCATCGAAGGCCCCGGCGACGCGCTGGCGCGGCTGGCGACGCTCACCAACCAGCAGGCGCGCATCCTGTCGCTGATCTGCGAGGGCAAGCTGAACAAGCAGATCGCCTATGACCTTTCGATCGCCGAGACCACGGTAAAGGCGCATGTCACCGCGATCATGCGCAAGCTCGGGGTGCACAGCCGGACGCAGGCGGTGTTGATCGCGCAGGAGGCGAGCTTTACGCGGGTCTTGCCAAGCGAGGGCACGGCGACGTAA
- a CDS encoding hybrid sensor histidine kinase/response regulator, which produces MSLINPADSLERQNEKLLRIAEALMEHVEHGPAQSGEAYAQFERAALLEKRVRERTLELERTLDLLHESNAQLARANDETEAARRNLADAIETVSEGFALFDGDDVLVMCNSRFCRDFRDTVRDLRPGLAFAGYVERVSRSRYLALPEGISSEAWAADRMRKHTDRRVLFNVRHGQDRWLQVSEHRTANGGTVVLQTDVTDIIRLERQERLKLKDKQTRMIRATLDHLDQGVCIFDENARLVAWNEKIGTLLNLTARRLHLGASFARLLERLEQELTFSYSSDRDCFRRWAAEDGLRGPISFELTRDTNVVLQVFRRGMPDGGFLFSCTDVTAEREAARRLTEVNEMLEQRVMERTLELEDALSAAERANASKSRFVAAASHDLLQPLSAAKLFVSSLADRCGNAADRAVLDKTESALTSAEQLIDALLDISKLESDGLNFDIRPVALREIFAPLRDEMEVLAARKGLSLRMIDSGLTVETDPAYMRRVVQNLVANAIRYTEAGRVVVGVRRQAGTARIEVWDTGPGIAEEDQSAIFEEFRRLDTRASSNDGLGLGLAIVERACARLGHPLGLWSEPGRGSCFMVSLPVVGAAAPARPVSLGPARPVGLAQAGLIALLVENEPQLRRAITVLMESWGVSVIEAEDAESALDLLADLELTPDALLLDYQLGPGMTGTELFREITGRMGRLPCAIVSADRSEALREACAALEIELLSKPVDRHRLGRFFDAVARGVLAAE; this is translated from the coding sequence ATGTCGCTGATAAACCCGGCGGATTCGCTCGAACGGCAGAACGAAAAGCTGCTGCGCATCGCCGAAGCGCTGATGGAGCATGTGGAGCACGGCCCGGCCCAGTCGGGCGAGGCCTATGCCCAGTTCGAGCGCGCGGCGCTGCTGGAAAAGCGGGTGCGCGAGCGCACGCTGGAGCTCGAACGCACGCTCGATCTTTTGCATGAGTCGAACGCCCAGCTCGCCCGCGCCAATGACGAGACCGAGGCCGCGCGCCGCAACCTCGCCGACGCCATCGAGACCGTATCGGAGGGCTTTGCGCTTTTCGACGGCGACGACGTGCTGGTGATGTGCAACTCGCGCTTCTGCCGCGATTTCCGCGACACGGTGCGCGATCTGCGCCCCGGTCTCGCCTTTGCCGGATATGTGGAGCGGGTCAGCCGCTCGCGCTATCTCGCCCTGCCCGAGGGCATCAGCTCCGAGGCCTGGGCCGCCGACCGCATGCGCAAGCACACCGACCGCCGGGTTCTGTTCAACGTGCGCCACGGCCAGGACCGCTGGTTGCAGGTCTCCGAGCATCGCACCGCCAATGGCGGCACCGTGGTGCTCCAGACCGATGTGACCGACATCATCCGGCTGGAGCGGCAGGAGCGGCTGAAGCTCAAGGACAAGCAGACGCGGATGATCCGCGCCACGCTCGACCATCTCGACCAGGGCGTCTGCATCTTCGACGAGAACGCCCGGCTGGTGGCGTGGAACGAAAAGATCGGCACGCTGCTCAACCTCACCGCGCGGCGGCTGCATCTGGGCGCCTCCTTTGCCCGGCTGCTGGAGCGGCTGGAGCAGGAGCTGACCTTTTCCTACTCCAGCGACCGCGACTGTTTCCGGCGCTGGGCGGCGGAGGACGGGCTGCGCGGGCCGATCAGCTTCGAGCTGACGCGCGATACGAATGTGGTCCTGCAGGTCTTCCGGCGCGGCATGCCCGATGGCGGGTTCCTGTTCTCCTGCACCGATGTCACCGCCGAGCGCGAGGCGGCGCGGCGGCTGACCGAGGTCAACGAGATGCTGGAACAGCGGGTGATGGAGCGCACGCTGGAGCTGGAGGATGCGCTCTCGGCCGCCGAGCGCGCCAATGCGTCGAAATCGCGCTTTGTCGCGGCGGCGAGCCACGATCTGCTGCAACCGCTCTCGGCAGCGAAGCTCTTCGTCTCTTCGCTGGCCGACCGCTGCGGCAATGCCGCCGACCGCGCGGTGCTCGACAAGACGGAGTCCGCGCTGACCTCCGCCGAGCAGTTGATCGACGCGCTGCTGGATATCTCCAAGCTGGAATCCGACGGGCTGAATTTCGACATCCGCCCGGTGGCGCTGCGCGAGATCTTCGCGCCGCTGCGCGACGAGATGGAGGTGCTGGCGGCGCGCAAGGGGCTGAGCCTGCGGATGATCGACAGCGGCCTGACGGTGGAGACCGACCCCGCCTATATGCGCCGCGTGGTGCAGAACCTCGTCGCCAATGCGATCCGCTACACCGAAGCCGGGCGCGTGGTGGTGGGCGTGCGGCGTCAGGCCGGCACCGCGCGCATCGAGGTCTGGGATACCGGGCCGGGCATCGCCGAGGAGGATCAGTCGGCGATCTTCGAGGAGTTCCGCCGGCTCGACACCCGCGCCTCCAGCAATGACGGGCTGGGGCTGGGCCTTGCCATCGTGGAGCGCGCCTGCGCCCGGCTCGGCCATCCGCTGGGGCTCTGGTCGGAGCCCGGGCGCGGCTCGTGTTTCATGGTCAGCCTGCCGGTGGTGGGCGCCGCAGCGCCCGCGCGGCCTGTAAGCCTCGGCCCCGCGCGCCCGGTGGGGCTGGCGCAGGCCGGGCTGATCGCGCTTCTGGTGGAGAACGAGCCGCAACTGCGCCGGGCGATCACCGTGCTGATGGAAAGCTGGGGGGTTAGCGTGATCGAGGCGGAGGATGCGGAGAGCGCGCTCGACCTGCTGGCGGATCTGGAGCTGACGCCGGACGCGCTGCTGCTGGATTACCAGCTCGGGCCCGGCATGACGGGCACGGAGCTTTTCCGCGAGATCACGGGACGCATGGGCCGCCTGCCCTGCGCCATCGTCTCCGCCGACCGCTCCGAGGCGCTGCGCGAGGCCTGCGCGGCGCTGGAGATCGAGCTGCTGAGCAAACCGGTGGACCGCCACCGGCTGGGCCGGTTCTTCGACGCCGTGGCGCGCGGCGTGCTGGCGGCGGAGTGA
- a CDS encoding FIST N-terminal domain-containing protein: MDGAQTGSAGEETYRAGALRVAQVVCGAPDPITAISDQLGPGPFELVCLFASPQADFRALNSAAIGAFGGSDVFACTTAGEIGRAGYEEGQIIAVGFPSELFSVDAFAIDGLDALDDRKMTEQIIQRRMALNIAAPDKGSEFAFLMVDGLSLQEENVASILASGMGPMPLFGGSTGDGVDFATTWLSHNGVVRRNAALLALVRSRCPVKVFSLDHLMPTRTRMVVTRADPDRRLVQEINAEPAAAEYARLLGKDPNQLDTFTFAAHPVVVRLGDSHHVRSIQRVDEHGNLVFFSAINAGMVLTLAEHQDMARHLDEELAALGADRAPSQILGCDCLLRRVEAGQFQQTRAISDILSKHNVVGFNTYGEQFGALHVNQTLTGVAFYPPEEEAPECR, encoded by the coding sequence TTGGACGGAGCACAGACCGGCTCCGCAGGGGAGGAGACATATCGGGCCGGTGCCCTGCGCGTCGCGCAGGTTGTCTGCGGCGCCCCGGACCCGATCACCGCGATCTCGGACCAGCTTGGCCCCGGGCCTTTCGAACTCGTTTGCCTCTTTGCCTCCCCCCAGGCGGATTTCAGGGCGCTGAACAGCGCGGCCATCGGCGCCTTCGGCGGCTCCGATGTCTTTGCCTGCACCACCGCCGGCGAGATCGGCCGCGCCGGCTATGAGGAGGGCCAGATCATCGCGGTGGGCTTTCCTTCCGAGCTGTTCTCGGTCGACGCCTTCGCCATCGACGGGCTGGACGCGCTCGACGACCGCAAGATGACCGAGCAGATCATCCAGCGTCGCATGGCGCTCAACATCGCCGCGCCGGACAAGGGCTCGGAATTCGCCTTTCTGATGGTCGACGGGCTGTCGCTCCAGGAGGAGAATGTCGCCTCGATCCTCGCCTCGGGCATGGGGCCGATGCCGCTTTTCGGCGGCTCCACCGGCGACGGGGTGGATTTCGCCACCACCTGGCTCTCCCATAACGGCGTCGTCCGGCGCAACGCGGCGCTGCTGGCGCTGGTGCGCTCGCGCTGCCCGGTCAAGGTGTTCAGCCTCGACCACCTGATGCCCACCCGCACCCGCATGGTGGTGACCCGCGCCGATCCCGACCGCCGTCTCGTGCAGGAGATCAACGCCGAACCCGCCGCCGCCGAATATGCGCGTCTGCTCGGCAAGGATCCCAACCAGCTCGACACCTTCACCTTTGCCGCGCATCCGGTGGTGGTGCGGCTCGGCGACAGCCACCATGTGCGCTCGATCCAGCGCGTCGACGAGCATGGCAATCTGGTGTTCTTCTCGGCGATCAATGCCGGCATGGTGCTGACCCTTGCCGAACATCAGGACATGGCGCGTCATCTCGACGAGGAGCTGGCGGCGCTCGGTGCCGACCGCGCACCCAGCCAGATCCTCGGCTGCGACTGCCTGCTGCGCCGCGTCGAGGCCGGGCAGTTCCAGCAGACCCGCGCGATCTCGGACATCCTGAGCAAGCACAATGTCGTCGGCTTCAACACCTATGGCGAGCAGTTCGGCGCGCTGCATGTGAACCAGACCCTGACCGGCGTGGCCTTCTACCCGCCCGAGGAGGAGGCGCCCGAATGTCGCTGA
- a CDS encoding extracellular solute-binding protein — protein MMADFFRRRTFRSAIFAAALVQAGFAWAAPQHGIAMYGEPALPPDFDHLPYTNPDAPKGGRLVTGETGGFDSLNPHILKGTVPWQLRFLAYESLMGRSWDEPFTLYGLLAESVETGPNRGWVEFTLRPEAKFSDGSPVTVEDVMWSYEILGTEGHPRYRGTWQKIEKMEQTGPRSVRFTFTEDDRELALIIGMRPILKKAQWEGKDFASSGLDVIPIATAPYVIDDFEPGRFVSLKRNPDYWGKDLPFMKGQANLDEIRMEFFGDGTVQFEAFKAGALTAIRENNAEKWQTQYDFPAVERGDVVKSEIAHGRPTGMTGFVMNTRRGAFSDWRVRAAMLHAFNFEYINETMTGSKQPRIDSYFSNSELGMKAGPATGRVRALLEPFADTLLPGALDGYALPEGDGSARNRRNLRAAMALMNEAGWSVQDGVMKNAEGRPFRFEIVLAQGSSEEQSIIDIFVQALTRMGIAPQVTVIDSAQYNERVNAFDFDMTFFRRGLSLSPGNEQRLYWGSEAADQPGSRNLMGMKSPAADAMIDVLLNATSQEEFIAASRALDRVLTTGRYVIPIYQWNISRIAHVKELRYPPHVPVYGDWIDWMPNAWWWQDEDQEQ, from the coding sequence ATGATGGCCGATTTTTTCCGCCGCCGCACGTTCCGCAGCGCCATTTTCGCGGCGGCACTCGTCCAAGCGGGATTCGCCTGGGCCGCACCGCAGCACGGCATAGCTATGTATGGCGAGCCCGCCCTGCCCCCAGATTTTGATCATCTGCCCTATACCAATCCCGACGCGCCCAAGGGCGGGCGCCTCGTCACCGGCGAGACCGGCGGCTTCGACAGCCTCAATCCGCATATCCTCAAAGGCACCGTTCCCTGGCAGCTGCGCTTTCTCGCTTATGAGAGCCTGATGGGCCGGAGCTGGGACGAACCCTTCACGCTTTACGGGCTTCTGGCCGAAAGCGTCGAGACCGGACCGAATCGCGGCTGGGTGGAATTCACCCTGCGCCCGGAGGCCAAATTCTCCGATGGCAGCCCGGTCACGGTCGAGGATGTGATGTGGAGCTATGAGATTCTCGGGACCGAGGGCCACCCGCGCTATCGCGGCACCTGGCAAAAGATCGAAAAGATGGAACAGACCGGCCCGCGCTCCGTCCGTTTCACATTCACCGAAGACGACCGTGAGCTGGCGCTGATCATCGGCATGCGCCCGATCCTCAAGAAGGCGCAATGGGAGGGCAAGGATTTCGCCTCCAGCGGGCTCGACGTGATCCCCATCGCCACCGCGCCCTATGTGATCGACGATTTCGAGCCGGGCCGCTTTGTCTCGCTCAAGCGCAACCCCGATTACTGGGGCAAGGATCTGCCCTTCATGAAAGGCCAGGCCAATCTCGACGAGATCCGCATGGAGTTCTTCGGCGACGGCACAGTGCAGTTCGAGGCCTTCAAGGCCGGCGCGCTGACCGCGATCCGCGAGAACAATGCCGAGAAATGGCAGACGCAATACGATTTCCCCGCCGTCGAACGCGGCGATGTGGTGAAATCCGAGATCGCCCATGGCCGGCCCACCGGCATGACCGGCTTTGTCATGAACACAAGGCGGGGCGCGTTTTCCGACTGGCGGGTGCGCGCGGCGATGCTGCATGCCTTCAACTTCGAATATATCAACGAGACGATGACCGGCTCGAAACAGCCGCGTATCGACTCATATTTCTCGAATTCCGAGCTGGGCATGAAGGCCGGCCCCGCGACGGGCCGCGTGCGCGCGCTGCTGGAGCCCTTTGCCGACACGCTGCTGCCCGGCGCGCTCGACGGCTATGCCCTGCCCGAAGGCGACGGCAGCGCCCGCAACCGCCGCAACCTGCGCGCGGCCATGGCGCTGATGAACGAGGCCGGCTGGAGCGTGCAGGACGGCGTGATGAAGAACGCCGAGGGCCGGCCCTTCCGCTTCGAGATCGTGCTGGCGCAGGGATCGAGCGAGGAACAGTCGATCATCGACATCTTTGTGCAGGCGCTCACCCGCATGGGCATCGCGCCGCAGGTCACGGTGATCGATTCCGCGCAATATAACGAGCGGGTCAACGCCTTCGATTTCGACATGACGTTCTTCCGCCGCGGGCTGTCGCTCAGCCCCGGCAACGAGCAGCGGCTCTACTGGGGCAGCGAGGCGGCGGATCAGCCGGGTTCGCGCAACCTCATGGGGATGAAATCCCCCGCCGCCGACGCGATGATCGACGTACTGCTGAACGCCACCAGCCAGGAGGAGTTCATCGCCGCGAGCCGCGCGCTCGACCGCGTGCTGACAACCGGGCGCTACGTGATCCCGATCTATCAGTGGAACATTTCGCGCATCGCCCATGTTAAGGAGCTGCGTTACCCCCCGCATGTGCCGGTTTACGGCGACTGGATCGACTGGATGCCGAATGCGTGGTGGTGGCAGGACGAAGACCAAGAGCAATAA
- a CDS encoding helicase HerA-like domain-containing protein, translating into MENGVFIGGGGAGYGEKQYLALKYANRHGLVAGATGTGKTVTLQILAEGFSNAGVPVFLADVKGDLSGLARAGSQTGKLHDAFTERNGKIGFDDFAYQGFPAVFWDLFGEKGHPVRTTVAEMGPLLLARLLELSEAQEGILNIAFRLSDEQGLPLLDLKDLQALLVWVGENAKELGLRYGNISTASVGAIQRRLLVLENQGGTKLFGEPALDLADLMRVDAEGRGQVNILAADALMGAPRLYATFLLWLLSELFEELPEVGDPEKPKLVFFFDEAHLLFDDAPGALVDKVEQVARLIRSKGVGVYFITQNPDDIPEDILGQLGNRVQHALRAFTARDKKALRMAAETYRPNPEFDTEAAIREVGTGEAVTSMLQKKGVPGIVMRTLIRPPSSQLGPISEAERADVIAASQLGAKYDVTVDRQSAYEMLAARAKAAAEAAEEAERKEAGAPETDDAGDLIREYNRARRYDPTPRASTTRQSAPKRSSTRYSAPNSIGEALGQAVLKELSGTTGKRLVRGILGSLFKAR; encoded by the coding sequence ATGGAAAACGGCGTTTTTATAGGCGGTGGCGGGGCTGGCTACGGCGAAAAGCAGTATCTGGCGCTGAAATACGCCAATCGCCACGGTCTGGTGGCCGGCGCGACGGGCACCGGCAAGACGGTGACGCTGCAAATCCTGGCGGAAGGCTTTTCCAACGCCGGCGTGCCGGTGTTTCTGGCGGATGTGAAGGGCGATCTCTCCGGTCTGGCGCGCGCGGGCTCGCAGACCGGCAAGCTTCACGATGCGTTTACCGAGCGCAACGGCAAGATCGGTTTCGACGATTTCGCCTATCAGGGCTTTCCGGCGGTGTTCTGGGATCTCTTCGGCGAAAAGGGCCATCCGGTGCGCACCACCGTGGCCGAGATGGGGCCGCTGCTGCTGGCGCGGCTTCTGGAGCTGAGCGAGGCGCAGGAGGGCATCCTGAACATCGCCTTCCGGCTGTCGGATGAGCAGGGGCTGCCGCTGCTCGATCTCAAGGATCTTCAGGCGCTGCTGGTCTGGGTCGGCGAGAACGCCAAGGAGCTAGGCCTGCGCTACGGCAATATCTCCACCGCCTCGGTGGGCGCGATCCAGCGCCGGCTGCTGGTGCTGGAGAACCAGGGCGGCACAAAGCTTTTCGGCGAGCCGGCGCTGGATCTGGCCGATCTGATGCGGGTCGATGCCGAGGGGCGCGGGCAGGTCAATATCCTTGCCGCCGATGCGCTGATGGGCGCGCCGCGGCTTTACGCGACCTTCCTGCTCTGGCTGCTCTCGGAGCTCTTCGAAGAGCTGCCGGAGGTGGGCGATCCGGAGAAACCGAAGCTGGTCTTCTTCTTCGACGAGGCGCATCTGCTCTTCGATGATGCGCCCGGGGCGCTGGTCGACAAGGTGGAGCAGGTGGCGCGGCTGATCCGCTCCAAGGGGGTGGGGGTCTATTTCATCACCCAGAACCCTGACGACATCCCAGAGGACATTCTCGGTCAGCTCGGCAACCGGGTGCAGCACGCGCTGCGCGCCTTCACCGCGCGCGACAAGAAGGCGCTGCGCATGGCCGCCGAGACATACCGGCCCAACCCGGAATTCGACACCGAAGCAGCGATCCGCGAGGTCGGCACCGGCGAGGCGGTGACCTCGATGCTGCAAAAGAAGGGCGTGCCGGGCATCGTGATGCGCACGCTGATCCGTCCGCCTTCGTCACAGCTCGGGCCGATCTCCGAGGCCGAGCGTGCGGATGTGATCGCCGCCTCACAGCTTGGGGCGAAATACGATGTGACGGTCGACCGGCAGTCGGCCTATGAGATGCTGGCGGCCCGGGCAAAGGCGGCGGCAGAGGCCGCCGAAGAGGCGGAGCGCAAGGAGGCGGGCGCACCGGAGACCGACGACGCGGGCGATCTCATCCGCGAATACAACCGCGCCCGGCGTTACGATCCGACCCCGCGCGCCAGCACGACGCGCCAGAGCGCACCGAAACGCAGCTCGACGCGCTATTCGGCGCCCAATTCCATTGGTGAGGCGCTGGGGCAGGCGGTGCTCAAGGAGCTCTCGGGCACCACCGGCAAACGGCTGGTGCGGGGCATTCTGGGGTCTTTGTTCAAGGCGCGGTGA